Part of the Toxotes jaculatrix isolate fToxJac2 chromosome 8, fToxJac2.pri, whole genome shotgun sequence genome is shown below.
ATCACACACCTCCCTAATGGGATTGTGCGAGGGATAGgaatcatgtcatgtcatcatctgccgcttatctgggtccaggcccaggtcacaggggcagcccgcccaattcacaatgcaccgaaggcctatggcacctccacgggtggtgagcccatgggaggtggtgccacccggagtgggattcaaacccatgACCCTGAGAGGTtaagtctcatgctctaccaactgaacTAACCAGGCGGCTAGGGATAGGAATCTAAACATCTAAATAGCTTTGAGAAAACGTTGGCTGCTGAAGCAGTTTAATGTGAACACGTGTGAAAAaatcctctctgtgacagctgagaaatatttgaTAGTTACTTCCACAATAGGAGGTTGAATATTCACGCACAGCCATGCTCATTCCCCTAAACATGTTATTTCATTACTAAATGTTTCTAAGTTTTTAATCTATATTTAGATTTTGGTGATGTCCTGATGCTTTTTACAGAATTCCTACACAATGTCTGGGAAAGTCACCAGGAAGTGTGTAAAATTTCAAATGAGTCTGATTCATGACCACTGATTCACAGCCATATGAATTCATTATGTTGCTGTTGTGCCATCTATTGGGGGAAAGCCATTTAACAGGATTACTTGGAGTTGCACAGAATCtgtaattttagtttttaatccCATCATCTCAAGATCAtgagtttattttttaagtatTCTTTGAGATGCCCTGCTAACTAATAGGCATACAAACTGAATTTAACACATAACAACCTTTTTGAAGTTAACAATGTTAAGAATTCAGAAGATCTGACtaaaacaaataacacaaaacaaaactatattAAACTGTGTTTGATACACAACTGACAAATGTCCTGTCCACAGTGAGAATCTGTTCAGAGACATGGCTGACAGGTTGGCTGAGGACGGTTGGAAAGAGCTGGGCTATGAGTATGTAATCATAGATGACTGCTGGATGTCTTTGCTGAGAGATGAACAAGGGAGGTTGCAGCCTGACCCTTCCAGGTTGGTCTAAGATTCAGATTGAGTATGTTTGTGCACCATCAATATTCACTTCTATGGCTGTTATTATACTAAATCTACTATGTATGATATGACTGCACTGTCATTTGAGTTGAATTTCAGTTTAATTCAACTAAATTATTTGGAtgctctttttaaaaacacttcttCCAATGGACAGAATCTTCTCCTTGCGTTCTTTTTGGTGATTAGTAAACACCTGTGGGGGTATTGATGCTTCCCTCTGGACTATTGTTTGTTGGTACCTGCTCAGAAAGTGTAAACAACCCTGTGCAACTGAAGGGTCTCTGGAGTCATGTTTTTGGTTCCCTGTAACACTGTGTGCTTGCTTTTGTCCAGGTTTCCAGGGGGCATTGCAAAACTGGCAAGGTACATCCATGACCGTGGACTGAAGCTGGGCATCTATGGAGACATGGGCTCTCACACATGTATGGGATTCCCTGGCACCACACTGGACAAAATCGAAATTGATGCCCAGACCTTTGCTAGCTGGGGAGTAGACTATCTGAAATTTGATGGATGTTACTCTAATCCTGTTGAACAAATGCTGGGTAAGAGCATCTAATAATCTGTTGAACAGATTGTGACTTATAGGTGTCAGCATGGATCCAAGTTAATGAAAACCTCAAATTCTTTTGTACAAGAAGCCACAGAAGATCATGGACCAGCCATAGCTAATATTCACCTTGTCACACAGGTTACCCTCTGATGTCCAAGGCGTTGAATGCAACAGGCAGACCAATAGCCTACTCCTGCAGTTGGCCTGTATATCTGGGAGGACTTCCACCTAAAGTGAGTCTCATCACTATGTCATTGTCAAACCCAGAGTGACAATGAACATTTGTGGAAACTTTAAAGAAGATCCTTCAAAGTATTCTTAAGATATCACATTCAcctgcataaaattaaatgtacgaTCATAGcgactgtgacctttgacctctgaccaccaaaatctactcagttcatccttgaggcaCAGTTGACATTGTGCAGTTTGAAAACCATCTCTTAAACGGTTCTTAAGATATCAcattaccatgcaaaacataaatatagtCATAGTATAGACCCTGTCCTTTTACCTTTTACCTCCTGGAGTCAATCATAGCTGACACTGGGCGAGATGCAGGGTACATCCTGAACAGGTTACCAGTCTATCACATTTGACACATTGAGACAAgcaaccattcacactcacattcacctCACTCCCATTCACCTCTGGATAATTTAAAGTAGGCAGTAAACCTACCTGGAGGCTACCTGGAGGGAACCCACACAAGCACGGAGACACAGAATACCCCAACCAGTGGATTCAAACCtgttgctgtgaggtgacagcgCTAACCACTACATCACCGTGCCACcctgaatcagaatcagaaaaaacttaTTAACCTATTGATCGCAGGACAACTGATTCGCTACAATTACACAAAAAGTAAAAcccacaaaaaatatttatgataatatacatatacagtaagTGAACAGTAAATGTTCAAAGAGTAATGTGCAAGGTAGAGTCACCACAAAGTTCCATTATATCGGCCTACAGTAGCACCTGAAGACCAAAAGAACACGTATGTCTCACATCAGCCAAAGACCATTGATCAATGCAATGGTGTAATATTGTCAGTTAACTGTATTTTTACAGTTGGGAATCTTTCCTGACATGAACCATCAAACTTTAAGACAGTTAACATAGTGAACACCTGCTGACCATCAGAATGTTAAtactgtcattgtgagcatgtttgcaTCTTCTTAGTGTTCagctcagagcagcactgtgcaTAAGAACAGCCTTATTCAGCTGCTGGCATGGCTGTGGACCCACAGTCTTGTTGTTGCACCCTTAAGTCTGTTTCCCTGCTCTTACCAGGTGAACTATTCTCTGTTGGGTGACATTTGTCACCTGTGGAGGAATTACTATGATATCCAGGATTCATGGGACAGTGTTAAGGACATCATTGAGTGGTTCTCTGACAACCAGGATGATCTTCAGCCAGCTGCGGGGCCTGGGCAATGGAATGACCCTGACATGGTATGATGAATATGTCTTCATACATAACTGATCAAGGGGCAATGAGAACCCTAACTGCTGTCTCTCAGGGTGAATTGACACCCaaagatgaccttactccagaCCAAAGTGTACTGCATTTTTGCATCTGGTTTGTTTGGGTTCATCGTACCAGCGGAAAGCAAACTTTGATCAACCAGTAGTATCATGGCTATATAGCAATCATATGATACTGCTGGTTGATGAAGGAGCAGCTTGTTTATTTGACTGCCTAAAGTAATCCTTTCCCTGAAACAGTAGTCGAGGCCATGTCTACCATGATGTGGGTGATTTTGAAACCACACCTCTTGGCCTTCCATCCATACTGAGCTGTTGTGTTTCACATGCAAAGATGGTACTTTTCAAAAATGCTGGATGAACCTGAACCAGCAGTCTTGTCTTGTAGTGCAGGTGCTTTCACAGATGACTGCGTGCTCTGTGGAGAGCCCTGCTCTCTCTTCTTGACAgcttgtatttgtatttgctgCAGATGACCCATTTCTTTCATGTCTCTTCAGGCctcacacacctctctctctctctcctcagcttATCATCGGCAACTTTGGTCTGAGTGTGGACCAGGCTCGCTCTCAGATGGCTCTGTGGGCAATCATGGCAGCACCTCTCATCATGTCTAATGACCTTCGAAACCTGGACAGCAGTGGGAGGGCGATCCTGCAAAACAAAGTGGCCATTGCCATCAACCAGGACCCCATGGGCATCCAGGGAAGACGCCTGCTGAaggtcatcatcatcattgagACGTGAACTAAAGCTaggaaaaaacacattaacaccaATGCGAGAGGAAATTCTAGACTCACAGTTTGGTACTATCAGGGTATGTATTTAAGGAACAAgctcacattttgcttttaaatttgtatgtgtgtgtgttgctgaacAGGAGAAGAGTCATATTGAGGTGTACTGGAGGCCTCTGTCTCAATCAGCCAGCGCCCTCGTGTTCCTGAGCCAACGGACAGACATGCCCTACCTCTACCACACCTCTCTGGCTAAACTCAACTATGAAGCTGGCAACTATGAGGTTTGTAcccaaaataaattaacaatttTAATTAGGGatgcacagaaatgaaaattcttggccgaaaccgagaatgaggaaaccaaggccaaAAACCGAAAACCTGAAACACCGAAATAAATTATTttgccaattattagtaccattgcatttatggctatgactgtgtactaacctcattaaaattacaaggcattgcgattacagaaattaatatgaatgtttcaaagaataaatcaatttaaacaagattgtaaaattaaatatgttctctcatgaaaacacacaagtgcatataagtgcattttaaaattttggCTGTAGGcctacaacataatagtgtatcaaaacaatGATTGCCATGgcccatatgttaaccgtaggcctttaacaacaagaaatgcaccaagagttgcagcgctttaagttaagttttaaacttccttgcctttaaaaaaacatccgccacagacggagtgggcgtgctcggagggattttccttttctgcgctgcattcctctcatatcCCGCATAGAgatcgagatgtttggatttcaggtgtaaattctttgcagatgcaccccctcttgaaatttcgacaatacgttttgcaaatcgctatccgtgtgtctttctcagatttactaaAATACGTCCACACCGCggacatgttggcctttccagacACGCTTGTACTGGCCGTGGTTTTCGCTTGCGTCaacacaacatcctgtttcggccGTGTTGTTTCGGCGATAAAAGTCTTTCGGTGGCCAAaaattcggtgcatccctaattttaataattaataaacaactgttttagtcatttataaacaaaaaacaaaaaacaaaacaaaaaataccaaacaaacaacagatatTCTGTGATTCCAGCCTCTGCAGAGTGAGGCTgttggtttgaaaaaaaaaaaatactgggaAGATAATACTGGGAAGATAAAACTTTATTACTGTTCAAGCAACATAAGAAACAGAACGGAAATGTAGGaaggaacaggaacaggacagatatgtcaaatgtatgtatgtatatatacagttgCAATCAGAAGTGTTTAACCCCTCAAAGAATCTAAGGATTTATCAATGAAAGTTTCTTCAAAGAGCAAGATTCTGCTTTGGATGACTTCTTTATGAATTGAAACataaaatcaacacataaaATGCATGATGTAGTATTTGTGTGTAACAGTATATTTTGTTAAGATTAACATGGCACAATTATTCAACCCCTATATAATATTGCTGTTTTAAAGCTGTCTGACAATTTTTATGGCCTAAAGTGGAGTTGAAACATAATTAAGCCTTTGGAAACTCTACAGTGATATTTCATTTGCTTCAGCTGTGATGCATCCATGAAGGAAGgattcaaaggattcaaaggattcaaaggcttttattgtcaattcaccatatgtcagacatacaggggaatcgaaatgttgtttcttctctcaacaatgtgtgttttacaatataaataaacaatttaaataaaaccagctaaataaacaaactttcactacaatataaatatatagtaaagaaatatatggaaaacaaatatatatatatatatataaatatgaatatgaaaattgcAGATTGCTGAATAGTGCAAATGGTTATGTGCAAGTTGGCCAAAAGATTGTCTTAGTTACAGAGTCCAGGTggcagtgggggtggggggtgggggtcagcaGAGTTGGAGTCCAGGggcggggggcaggggggggggggggggggtagtgtacagagttcagtgtcctgacagcctggtggatgaagctgttggaCAGTCTTGTGGAGCGGGCCCGGAGGCATCGGAACCGTctccctgaaggcaggaggctgaagtgggGGTGTGAGGGGTGTGAGTTGTCTTTCACAATGTTGATGGCTCTGCGGGTGATGcgtgtgttataaatgtctgtgaggggCAACAGAGGGACACCGATGATCTTGCTGGCTGCATTCACTATGCGTTGCAGTGTCTTTcggcaggaggcagtgcagcctctgtaccacacagtgatgcagccagtgatgatgctcTCAATGGTGCCCCGGTAGAAAGAGCACATGATGGGAGGTGGGACATGGGCTCTTCTCAGTTtgcggaggaagtagaggcgtttttgagctttcttggccagctgtgttgtgtttattgtccAGGAGAAGTCCTCAGAAATGTGCAcccccaggaacttggtgctgtTCACCCTCTCCACTGCAGCGCCGTCGATGGTCAGTGGGGGATGCTGTGAAGGCCTTCTCCTGAAGTCGATAACCATCTCTTTGGTCTTTCCCACGTTGAGGAAGAGATTGTTATCCTTGCACCACTGGACCAGTTGGCTCACCTCAGTCCTGTAGTTTGCCTCATCCTGGTTGGTGATGAGGCCCACCACGGTCGTGTCATCCGcaaacttgatgatgtggttggtGTTGTGGCTGGGTACGCAGTCGTgagtcagcagggtgaagagtaGCGGGCTGAGTACACAACCTTGTGGAGCCCCTGTGCTCAGCATGATGGTCCTGGAGGTTTTGCTGCCAGCCCTTACCTTTTGTGGTCTCTCTGATAAAAAGTCCAGCAcccagttacacagagaggtctTGACTCCCAGGCATCCCAATTTGTGTGTTAGCTGCTGGGGGATGATTGTATTAAATGCTGAGCTAAAATCTAGAAACAGCATTCGCACATAAGAGTCTTTGGAGTCAAGGTGGGTGAGGGCTGGGTGGAGTGCGGCTACGATGGCATCCTCAGTAGACCTGTTGgtcctgtatgcaaactgaaacGGGTCATGGGTTGGGGGGAGGACGGATTTGATGGTCTGCATAACCAGCCGCTCGAAGCACTTCATTATGATGGGTGTCAGTGCTACGGGCCAATTCAAGGTGAGTTGCAATCATGGGAACGGCAGAGGACAGgtggttcttcttcagtgtcctcaggaagaagaggcgctggtgagccttcttgaccaggctggaggtggACCAGGACAGGTCCTCTGTAATGTGGGTCCCCAGGAATTTGAAGCTGGAGACACGTTCAACAGCCATCCCATTGATGTGAATAGGGCTGTGCTTGCCTCTTTTCACCTTCCTGAAATCCACAATAagctcctttgtcttgctggtgttcaggagCAAGTTATTGTTGCCGCACCACGTGGCCAGGTGCTGTACCTCCTCCCTGTAGGCAGTCTCATCGTTGTTGCTGATGAGACCAATCAccgtggtgtcatctgcaaacttgataaTGGTGTTGGATCCATTTACAGGCCTGCAGTCATGGGTGAAGCAGGAGTAGAGGAATGGGCTCAGAACA
Proteins encoded:
- the LOC121186438 gene encoding alpha-N-acetylgalactosaminidase-like, with the translated sequence MRALTVTQFLALILLTLALDNGLLRTPPMGWMAWERFRCEVDCKDDPGNCISENLFRDMADRLAEDGWKELGYEYVIIDDCWMSLLRDEQGRLQPDPSRFPGGIAKLARYIHDRGLKLGIYGDMGSHTCMGFPGTTLDKIEIDAQTFASWGVDYLKFDGCYSNPVEQMLGYPLMSKALNATGRPIAYSCSWPVYLGGLPPKVNYSLLGDICHLWRNYYDIQDSWDSVKDIIEWFSDNQDDLQPAAGPGQWNDPDMLIIGNFGLSVDQARSQMALWAIMAAPLIMSNDLRNLDSSGRAILQNKVAIAINQDPMGIQGRRLLKEKSHIEVYWRPLSQSASALVFLSQRTDMPYLYHTSLAKLNYEAGNYEAYDVFTGLTVKGLNATTELTLSINPSGVVMWYIYPVQQSKQAETHHYHHNKVLYFTEVKHHTVL